The Erythrobacter sp. JK5 genome includes a region encoding these proteins:
- the radC gene encoding DNA repair protein RadC yields MPQAEDSFDFGQESAAEAGHGSDSGKLAGRGHRARLRERLLKGGAEALADYEVLEYLLFAAIKQGDTKPMAKALIKQFGSLAGVLNADPAALQRVKGVGETSAAALKSVAVAARRMARSEVVQKPVLGSWQSLLDYLAIDMAHLTVERVRVLYLDTKNRLMDDHHVGDGSIDEATIHPREVIRRALDLGASALILVHNHPSGNPEPSRADIQITQRIAEAGRLLGVTVHDHVIVGREGHVSLRAKGLI; encoded by the coding sequence TTGCCGCAAGCTGAAGACAGTTTCGACTTCGGTCAGGAGAGCGCCGCAGAGGCGGGGCATGGGTCCGATTCGGGCAAGCTTGCCGGCAGAGGCCACCGCGCCCGATTGCGCGAGCGTTTGCTGAAAGGCGGTGCGGAGGCGCTCGCCGATTACGAGGTGCTCGAATACCTGCTGTTCGCAGCGATCAAGCAGGGTGACACGAAACCGATGGCCAAGGCGCTGATCAAGCAGTTCGGATCGCTGGCGGGAGTGCTCAATGCCGATCCCGCGGCGCTCCAGCGGGTCAAGGGGGTCGGCGAAACGAGCGCTGCGGCGCTCAAGAGCGTGGCGGTGGCTGCGCGACGCATGGCGCGCAGCGAGGTGGTGCAGAAGCCGGTGCTCGGATCGTGGCAGTCGCTGCTCGATTACCTCGCGATCGACATGGCGCACCTGACGGTCGAGCGGGTGCGTGTGCTGTATCTCGACACCAAGAATCGCCTGATGGACGATCACCACGTCGGCGACGGTTCGATCGACGAGGCGACGATCCATCCGCGCGAGGTCATCCGCCGCGCGCTCGATCTCGGTGCCAGCGCCCTGATCCTCGTTCACAACCACCCGAGCGGCAATCCGGAGCCCAGCCGCGCCGACATCCAGATCACCCAGCGGATTGCGGAGGCCGGTCGGTTGCTGGGCGTGACGGTGCACGATCATGTGATCGTCGGGCGCGAAGGACACGTTTCGTTGCGCGCGAAAGGACTTATCTAA
- the trpA gene encoding tryptophan synthase subunit alpha translates to MTRLSTTFSKPHPAFVAFITAGDGDTAANLDALVAGGADVIELGMPFTDPMADGPAIQAANLRSLGAGTTTADVLQIATDFRARHPDVPLVLMGYANPMIRRGPEWFADAAAKAGVDGIICVDIPPEEDDALGPALRAQGIAPIRLATPTTDAARLPAVIAGSEGFLYYVSVAGITGKQQAAIDSIETNVSRIKQSTDLPVAVGFGVRTPEQAAEIAKVADGVVVGSAFVDLVGEFGKDAPARLQELTASMVAAMQSES, encoded by the coding sequence ATGACCCGCCTCTCCACCACCTTCTCCAAACCCCACCCCGCTTTCGTCGCCTTCATCACTGCTGGCGATGGCGACACTGCGGCCAATCTTGATGCACTCGTCGCCGGCGGCGCTGACGTGATCGAGCTCGGCATGCCGTTCACCGATCCGATGGCCGATGGCCCCGCGATCCAGGCAGCGAACCTGCGCTCGCTGGGTGCAGGCACCACCACCGCCGATGTGCTGCAGATCGCAACCGACTTTCGCGCGCGCCACCCGGACGTGCCGCTGGTGCTGATGGGTTACGCCAACCCGATGATCCGGCGCGGGCCGGAATGGTTTGCCGATGCTGCCGCCAAGGCAGGCGTCGATGGAATCATCTGTGTCGACATTCCGCCCGAGGAAGACGACGCGCTCGGCCCGGCCCTGCGCGCACAAGGGATCGCTCCGATCCGCCTCGCCACCCCGACAACCGACGCCGCTCGGCTCCCGGCGGTGATCGCAGGCAGTGAAGGGTTTCTCTACTACGTCTCTGTCGCCGGCATCACCGGCAAGCAGCAGGCCGCGATCGACTCGATCGAGACCAATGTCTCCCGCATCAAGCAATCGACCGACCTGCCCGTCGCGGTCGGATTCGGCGTGCGCACGCCCGAACAGGCCGCGGAGATCGCCAAGGTGGCCGACGGCGTCGTCGTCGGTTCGGCTTTCGTCGATCTGGTCGGCGAATTTGGCAAGGACGCGCCTGCGAGGCTGCAGGAATTGACCGCGAGCATGGTTGCGGCCATGCAAAGCGAATCCTGA
- a CDS encoding folylpolyglutamate synthase/dihydrofolate synthase family protein encodes MDFGKSSDPRVQAQLDRLSALSVPQGRLGLETIRALLDRLGNPHRKLPPVFHIAGTNGKGSVCAFLRAMLEAQGYRVHVTTSPHLVRYNERIRIAGELISDGALSALLEEVLDAGEDLHPSFFEVTIAAAFLAFSREPADACVVEVGLGGRFDATNVLEPEVLAACGIAALGLDHERFLLAPEDGVPTEPMARIAFEKAGIAKLGVPLVTLGDRYPLEAQTAIRAAADRTGAVLQESFLDFHIEEGRAYYVRDWDDMFQLVPALVGDHQLQNLGLAITMLLAQDKLPVGHKAVSLGARQAKWPARMQSLSEGPLTALASDQTVWLDGGHNPSAGEQIAAFFDEPIHLVVGMLENKNPRALLDPLGDKVLSLTIVPVPDHDCHPPEAFGPDARAASDLEEALLNLPSDGRPILIAGSLYLAGEALRLNDEIPT; translated from the coding sequence ATGGATTTCGGCAAATCATCCGACCCACGCGTCCAGGCCCAGCTCGACCGGCTGAGCGCTTTGAGCGTGCCCCAAGGGCGGCTCGGACTTGAGACGATCCGCGCGCTGCTGGACCGCCTCGGCAATCCGCACCGCAAACTGCCGCCGGTGTTTCACATCGCCGGGACCAACGGCAAGGGCTCGGTCTGCGCATTCCTGAGGGCAATGCTGGAGGCGCAAGGGTACCGCGTCCATGTCACCACCTCGCCACACCTGGTGCGCTACAACGAGCGAATCCGGATCGCCGGTGAATTGATCTCGGACGGGGCGCTTTCTGCGCTGCTGGAAGAGGTGCTCGATGCAGGCGAGGACCTCCACCCCAGCTTCTTCGAAGTCACCATCGCCGCCGCCTTCCTCGCCTTCAGTCGCGAACCGGCCGATGCCTGTGTGGTCGAAGTCGGCCTGGGAGGACGCTTCGATGCGACCAATGTGCTGGAGCCGGAGGTGCTGGCCGCCTGCGGGATCGCGGCGCTGGGGCTGGACCACGAGCGGTTCCTGCTCGCGCCGGAGGACGGCGTGCCGACCGAGCCGATGGCACGCATCGCGTTCGAGAAGGCGGGAATCGCCAAGTTGGGCGTGCCGCTGGTGACACTGGGAGATCGCTACCCTCTAGAGGCGCAGACTGCGATCCGAGCGGCTGCCGACCGCACCGGCGCTGTCCTTCAGGAGAGTTTCCTCGATTTCCACATCGAGGAAGGCAGGGCCTATTATGTTCGCGATTGGGATGACATGTTTCAGCTGGTGCCTGCGCTCGTAGGCGACCATCAACTGCAAAACCTGGGTCTGGCGATCACCATGCTGCTGGCGCAGGACAAACTGCCGGTTGGCCACAAGGCAGTCTCGCTAGGCGCGAGGCAAGCCAAATGGCCCGCTCGCATGCAGAGCTTGTCCGAAGGCCCGCTCACCGCTCTCGCTTCGGACCAAACCGTCTGGCTGGACGGTGGCCACAACCCGAGCGCCGGCGAACAAATCGCGGCCTTCTTCGACGAGCCGATCCACCTCGTCGTCGGCATGCTCGAGAACAAAAATCCGCGCGCGCTGCTCGATCCGCTGGGCGACAAGGTGCTCAGCCTGACTATCGTCCCGGTGCCCGATCACGACTGCCATCCGCCCGAAGCCTTCGGCCCCGATGCACGCGCTGCGTCGGACCTCGAAGAAGCGTTGCT
- the purB gene encoding adenylosuccinate lyase has protein sequence MVPRYARPEMSALWEPEAKFRIWFEIEAHATQKLGELGVVPESAAKALWDWWATDPKIDVEAIDAIEAVTKHDVIAFLTWVAEQVGDEARFMHQGMTSSDVLDTTLSVQLARASDILLADLDALLAAIRTRAEEHKYTPTIGRSHGIHAEPVTFGLKLAQAYAEFDRCRERLIAARAEIATCAVSGAVGTFANIDPAVEAHVAEQLGLTPEPISTQVIPRDRHAMFFATLAVIAGSIERLAVEIRHLQRTEVLEAEEYFSPGQKGSSAMPHKRNPILTENLTGQARMIRAYALPALENVALWHERDISHSSVERFIGPDATITLDFALARLTGVVEKLLVYPDRMQSNLDAMGGLVHSQRVLLALTQAGVSREDAYRLVQRNAMKVWESNGIISLLDLLKQDEEVIAALSAAELEEKFDLEYHFKHVDTIFERVFG, from the coding sequence ATGGTCCCGCGCTACGCCCGCCCCGAAATGTCCGCCCTCTGGGAGCCGGAGGCGAAATTCCGCATCTGGTTCGAAATCGAGGCGCACGCCACGCAGAAACTGGGGGAACTCGGCGTCGTGCCGGAAAGCGCGGCAAAGGCGCTGTGGGACTGGTGGGCCACCGATCCCAAAATCGATGTCGAGGCGATCGATGCGATCGAAGCGGTGACCAAGCACGACGTGATCGCGTTTCTCACCTGGGTGGCCGAACAGGTCGGCGACGAAGCGCGGTTCATGCACCAGGGCATGACCTCCTCCGACGTGCTCGACACGACGCTGTCGGTGCAGCTGGCGCGTGCTTCGGACATCCTGCTGGCCGATCTCGATGCGCTGCTCGCAGCGATCAGGACGCGCGCGGAGGAACACAAATACACCCCGACCATCGGGCGCAGTCACGGCATTCACGCCGAACCGGTGACCTTTGGGCTCAAGCTCGCGCAGGCCTATGCCGAGTTCGACCGCTGCCGCGAGCGGCTGATCGCCGCACGCGCGGAAATCGCGACCTGCGCGGTGTCGGGCGCGGTCGGCACCTTCGCCAATATCGACCCTGCGGTCGAAGCTCATGTCGCCGAGCAGCTCGGCCTCACCCCCGAACCGATCAGCACGCAGGTGATCCCGCGCGATCGCCATGCGATGTTTTTCGCAACGCTCGCCGTGATTGCAGGCAGCATCGAACGGCTCGCGGTCGAAATCCGGCATCTTCAGCGCACCGAAGTGCTCGAGGCGGAGGAATATTTCTCTCCCGGCCAGAAGGGCTCGTCGGCCATGCCGCACAAGCGCAACCCGATCCTGACCGAGAACCTGACCGGACAGGCACGCATGATCCGCGCCTATGCCCTGCCCGCGTTGGAAAACGTGGCGCTGTGGCACGAGCGGGACATCTCGCATTCCTCGGTCGAGCGGTTCATCGGCCCGGACGCGACGATCACGCTCGACTTCGCGCTCGCCCGCCTGACCGGGGTGGTTGAGAAGCTGCTGGTCTATCCTGATCGGATGCAGTCCAATCTCGATGCGATGGGCGGGCTGGTCCATTCGCAACGCGTGCTGCTCGCGCTAACCCAGGCTGGAGTCAGCCGCGAAGACGCCTATCGCCTGGTCCAGCGCAATGCGATGAAGGTTTGGGAATCCAACGGTATCATCTCGCTGCTCGATCTGCTCAAGCAAGACGAGGAAGTGATCGCTGCGCTGTCCGCTGCCGAGCTCGAGGAGAAATTCGACCTCGAATACCATTTCAAGCACGTCGACACGATCTTCGAACGGGTCTTCGGTTAG
- the accD gene encoding acetyl-CoA carboxylase, carboxyltransferase subunit beta: MNWFTRVRTSLGFGSERKSTEKDLWIKCSSCQEMLFVQEYEDNLNVCPRCEHHGRIGADRRLELLLDPGFELLPQPKVEEDPLKFKDSKKYIDRLKAARAANPHEDAFTVGSGAIEGTPAVIGVQDFHFMGGSMGMAVGQAFCNGAERALERKCAYVVVTAAGGARMQEGILSLMQMPRATVMTRRLKAAGLPYIVVLTDPTTGGVTASYAMLGDVHIAEPGALIGFAGQRVIQDTIREQLPEGFQRAEYLHKHGMVDMVVPRSELKATLARVLDYLQPRIAA, translated from the coding sequence ATGAACTGGTTCACCCGCGTCCGCACTTCGCTGGGCTTCGGCTCGGAAAGGAAGAGCACCGAGAAAGATCTCTGGATCAAGTGCAGCTCATGCCAGGAGATGCTGTTCGTCCAGGAATACGAGGACAACCTCAACGTCTGCCCGCGCTGCGAGCATCACGGGCGGATTGGGGCGGACCGGCGGCTGGAACTGCTGCTAGATCCCGGGTTCGAGCTGCTGCCGCAGCCCAAGGTCGAGGAAGACCCGCTCAAGTTCAAGGACAGCAAGAAGTACATCGACCGGCTCAAGGCGGCGCGCGCGGCCAACCCGCATGAGGACGCGTTCACCGTGGGGTCGGGTGCGATCGAGGGTACGCCCGCGGTAATCGGGGTGCAGGATTTCCACTTCATGGGCGGATCGATGGGCATGGCGGTCGGCCAGGCGTTCTGCAACGGGGCCGAGCGCGCTTTGGAGCGCAAATGCGCCTATGTCGTGGTGACGGCGGCAGGCGGCGCGCGGATGCAGGAGGGCATTCTGAGCCTGATGCAGATGCCGCGCGCAACCGTGATGACGCGGCGGCTCAAGGCCGCGGGCCTGCCCTATATCGTCGTGCTGACAGACCCGACCACCGGCGGCGTCACCGCGAGCTATGCCATGCTGGGCGACGTGCACATTGCCGAGCCGGGCGCGCTGATCGGCTTTGCGGGCCAGCGGGTGATCCAGGACACGATCCGCGAGCAGTTGCCCGAAGGTTTCCAGCGCGCCGAGTACCTGCACAAGCACGGCATGGTCGACATGGTTGTCCCGCGCAGCGAGCTGAAGGCGACGCTGGCGAGAGTGCTGGATTACCTGCAGCCGCGCATAGCTGCTTAA
- the trpB gene encoding tryptophan synthase subunit beta, which yields MATAPNSFRAQPDERGHFGQFGGRYVAETLMPLILDLEREYRAAQADPAFAAEFDDLLEHYVGRPSPLYFAERLTEALGGAQVWFKRDELNHTGAHKINNCIGQILLAIRMGKTRIIAETGAGQHGVATATVCARFGLPCVIYMGAEDVKRQSPNVFRMKLLGAEVVPVTSGGATLKDAMNEGLRDWVANVHDTFYIIGTAAGPHPYPELVRNFQSVIGTEARAQMLERVGRLPDLLVACIGGGSNALGLFHPFLDDPEVKMLGVEAAGHGLDGDEHAASLLGGAPGVLHGNKTYLLQDEDGQITEGHSISAGLDYPGIGPEHAWLKESRRVEYTAVTDDEALDGFQLLCRTEGIIPALEPSHAIAAVAERAKQMSEDQIILMNLCGRGDKDIFTVAEKLGVEI from the coding sequence TTGGCAACCGCTCCCAATTCCTTCCGCGCCCAGCCCGACGAACGCGGGCATTTCGGCCAGTTCGGCGGACGCTACGTGGCCGAAACGCTGATGCCGCTGATCCTCGATCTGGAGCGCGAATATCGTGCGGCGCAGGCCGATCCGGCTTTTGCGGCCGAATTTGACGACCTGCTCGAACACTACGTCGGCCGCCCCTCCCCGCTGTATTTCGCCGAACGCCTGACCGAGGCGCTTGGCGGCGCGCAGGTCTGGTTCAAGCGCGACGAGCTCAATCATACCGGCGCGCACAAGATCAACAATTGCATCGGGCAAATCCTGCTGGCGATCCGGATGGGCAAGACCCGCATCATCGCCGAAACCGGCGCGGGCCAGCACGGGGTCGCAACCGCCACCGTGTGCGCGCGGTTCGGCCTGCCCTGCGTGATCTACATGGGCGCAGAGGACGTGAAGCGGCAATCGCCCAACGTCTTCCGCATGAAGCTGCTCGGCGCGGAGGTCGTCCCAGTCACCAGCGGCGGCGCGACGCTGAAAGATGCGATGAACGAAGGGCTGCGCGACTGGGTCGCGAATGTCCACGACACCTTCTACATCATCGGCACGGCGGCAGGCCCGCACCCCTATCCGGAGCTGGTGCGCAACTTCCAGAGCGTGATCGGCACCGAAGCGCGCGCGCAGATGCTCGAGCGCGTGGGTCGGCTTCCCGACTTGCTCGTCGCCTGCATCGGTGGGGGATCGAACGCGCTGGGCCTGTTCCACCCGTTTCTCGACGATCCGGAAGTCAAGATGCTCGGCGTCGAAGCAGCGGGCCACGGCTTGGATGGCGACGAACACGCCGCAAGCCTGCTCGGCGGCGCACCGGGAGTGCTCCACGGCAACAAGACCTACCTGCTGCAGGACGAGGACGGCCAGATCACCGAAGGCCACTCGATCAGCGCCGGTCTGGATTATCCCGGCATCGGCCCCGAGCACGCATGGCTCAAGGAAAGCAGGCGGGTCGAATACACTGCCGTCACTGACGACGAGGCGCTGGACGGTTTCCAGCTGCTGTGCCGCACCGAGGGGATCATTCCGGCTTTGGAACCGTCGCACGCGATTGCGGCGGTGGCCGAGCGCGCCAAACAGATGAGCGAGGATCAGATCATCCTGATGAATCTGTGCGGACGCGGCGACAAGGACATCTTCACCGTGGCTGAAAAGCTTGGGGTGGAGATTTGA
- the pyrF gene encoding orotidine-5'-phosphate decarboxylase, with amino-acid sequence MSNPVYLALDLPQIEPAKALLHKVKAHIGGVKLGLEFFCAHGGHGVHEIARMGLPVFLDLKFHDIPNTVAGAMQAIHVYEPSIVTIHAGGGRAMMEDAKAAAAEGCKVVGVTMLTSLDEKDLARTGVDGSPRDHVMRLAELAEKAGLDGIVCSGQEVGEVRKQWKDGFFVVPGLRPGTNGIGDQKRIVTPRKARDDGASVLVIGRPISRADDPEAAARAIEATL; translated from the coding sequence ATGAGCAACCCTGTCTACCTCGCGCTCGACCTGCCGCAGATCGAGCCAGCCAAGGCGCTGCTGCACAAGGTCAAGGCGCATATAGGCGGCGTTAAGCTCGGCCTCGAATTCTTCTGCGCACATGGCGGACACGGGGTCCACGAGATCGCGCGCATGGGGCTGCCGGTGTTTCTCGACCTGAAATTCCACGACATTCCCAACACCGTTGCCGGCGCGATGCAGGCGATCCACGTATACGAACCCTCGATCGTGACCATCCATGCAGGCGGCGGCCGCGCGATGATGGAAGACGCCAAGGCGGCGGCGGCGGAAGGGTGCAAGGTGGTCGGCGTGACCATGCTCACCAGCCTCGATGAGAAGGATCTGGCGCGCACCGGGGTCGACGGCTCCCCGCGCGATCACGTCATGCGGCTCGCAGAACTGGCGGAAAAGGCCGGGCTCGACGGGATCGTCTGTTCCGGCCAGGAGGTCGGCGAAGTACGCAAGCAGTGGAAGGATGGTTTCTTCGTCGTTCCCGGCCTGCGTCCCGGCACCAACGGCATCGGCGACCAGAAGCGGATCGTCACCCCGCGCAAGGCGCGCGACGACGGGGCCAGCGTGCTGGTGATCGGTCGCCCGATCAGCCGCGCCGACGATCCCGAAGCCGCAGCAAGGGCAATCGAAGCCACGCTCTAG
- a CDS encoding LapA family protein yields the protein MQIVRTIIWVLILFVILAFSFFNWESVEVTLWDNLVLETKIPALVIIAFLLGLVPTWLYHRSVKWSLNRRIRSLESAAKSNALARRHEPVPPQAGDNPVENPAEDPAAPVDNFAPSPEPTTPATPATGDAGRE from the coding sequence ATGCAGATTGTCCGCACCATCATCTGGGTCCTGATCCTGTTCGTGATTCTGGCCTTTTCGTTCTTCAACTGGGAATCGGTCGAAGTGACACTGTGGGACAATCTGGTGCTGGAGACCAAGATCCCTGCGCTGGTGATCATCGCCTTCCTCCTCGGTCTCGTCCCTACCTGGCTGTATCACCGCAGTGTAAAGTGGAGCCTCAACCGGCGCATCCGCAGCCTCGAAAGCGCCGCAAAGTCGAACGCGCTCGCACGGCGTCATGAGCCCGTGCCCCCGCAGGCTGGGGACAACCCTGTTGAAAACCCTGCGGAAGACCCGGCAGCACCGGTGGATAACTTTGCCCCTTCACCTGAGCCGACGACGCCAGCGACGCCTGCAACCGGGGATGCCGGGCGCGAATGA
- a CDS encoding phosphoribosylanthranilate isomerase, giving the protein MPIQIKICGLSTPKTIEAAVGAGATHVGLVHFDRSPRHVSLDDAARLRRLVPSSVKAVVLLVNADVKTTGNVIEQVKPDVIQFHGKETPEWIELVRTKSGVETWRALGVKDRDTLFNSRRFEGAVDRLLFDAPAKKLPGGNGETFRWELLADFEHRIPWGLAGGLTPDNVADAIRATGTELVDASSGLESAPGVKDVDKIAAFCEAARNT; this is encoded by the coding sequence ATGCCGATCCAGATCAAGATTTGCGGACTGTCGACGCCCAAAACCATCGAAGCCGCCGTCGGCGCGGGTGCGACGCATGTCGGCCTCGTCCATTTCGACAGGAGCCCGCGCCACGTCTCGCTCGACGATGCCGCGCGGCTGCGCAGACTGGTGCCGTCATCGGTCAAGGCGGTGGTGCTGCTGGTCAATGCCGACGTGAAGACGACCGGTAACGTGATCGAGCAGGTCAAGCCCGACGTGATCCAGTTCCACGGCAAGGAAACGCCCGAGTGGATCGAGCTGGTGCGGACCAAGTCCGGGGTCGAAACGTGGCGCGCGCTCGGAGTCAAGGACCGCGACACGCTGTTCAATTCGCGCCGGTTCGAAGGCGCGGTCGACCGGCTGCTGTTCGACGCGCCCGCCAAGAAACTGCCCGGCGGCAATGGCGAAACCTTCCGTTGGGAATTGCTGGCGGATTTCGAGCACCGCATTCCGTGGGGCCTCGCGGGCGGACTGACGCCCGACAATGTCGCCGATGCGATCCGCGCTACCGGAACCGAGCTGGTCGATGCCTCGTCGGGCCTCGAAAGCGCGCCCGGCGTCAAGGACGTGGACAAGATCGCGGCGTTCTGCGAAGCGGCTCGAAACACCTAA
- a CDS encoding DoxX family protein gives MSNHGFGSPAGASTASVPGPAPGWGERLRSLYSGSAVLFWPFTDFAMRIFIAIAFLRSGWVKASDWDKAVYLAAEEYPVSWLSAHAAAATGLAIELVAPMLLAIGLMTRPAALALAALTIVAHTVYIPTTTNLMLIAMLIWYLVSGPAAISLDALWVRGFTSGKSGPVTLAVRAGAWLRARAGPLVVVAMRVWLGIALLALAEVFDPPIWLATWLPITSFTGLPAWLAILFAVLLITGTAASPVSYALTFVVAAFMISGVHPDVTFYPVLLLGVYEARGAGPWSVDDLVEGWLRKRYPTSAGEKVNIDDPDLWLATLKQWWRGGRRIAGMLVFRRS, from the coding sequence ATGAGCAACCACGGGTTCGGCTCGCCAGCCGGCGCATCGACTGCGTCGGTGCCTGGCCCGGCACCGGGCTGGGGAGAGCGCCTGCGCTCCCTGTATTCGGGCAGCGCCGTGCTGTTTTGGCCCTTTACCGATTTCGCCATGCGCATCTTCATTGCGATCGCGTTCCTGCGATCAGGCTGGGTCAAGGCGTCAGACTGGGACAAGGCGGTCTATCTCGCTGCCGAGGAATACCCGGTCAGCTGGCTTTCCGCTCACGCGGCGGCGGCGACTGGGCTCGCGATCGAGCTGGTCGCTCCTATGCTGCTTGCAATCGGCCTGATGACCCGCCCGGCAGCGCTGGCGCTCGCCGCGCTGACGATCGTGGCCCACACTGTCTACATCCCGACCACCACCAATCTGATGCTGATCGCGATGCTGATCTGGTATCTGGTTTCGGGTCCGGCAGCGATTTCGCTCGACGCACTGTGGGTGCGCGGGTTCACAAGCGGCAAATCGGGTCCCGTCACGCTGGCCGTGCGCGCCGGGGCCTGGCTTCGCGCCCGCGCCGGCCCGCTGGTGGTTGTGGCCATGCGGGTCTGGCTGGGGATCGCGCTGCTTGCGCTGGCAGAGGTCTTCGACCCGCCGATCTGGCTTGCCACGTGGCTGCCGATCACCAGTTTCACCGGATTGCCGGCGTGGCTGGCGATCCTGTTTGCGGTGTTGCTCATCACCGGAACGGCGGCGAGTCCGGTATCCTACGCGCTGACATTCGTGGTGGCCGCGTTCATGATCTCGGGCGTCCATCCGGACGTCACGTTCTACCCGGTGCTGTTGCTGGGCGTGTACGAGGCACGGGGCGCGGGGCCGTGGTCGGTCGATGACCTTGTCGAAGGCTGGCTGCGAAAGCGCTACCCTACGTCGGCGGGCGAGAAGGTGAATATCGACGATCCGGATCTATGGCTCGCAACGCTGAAACAGTGGTGGCGGGGCGGGAGGCGGATCGCCGGGATGCTGGTGTTCAGACGATCCTGA